From a single Daphnia pulex isolate KAP4 chromosome 2, ASM2113471v1 genomic region:
- the LOC124189034 gene encoding transmembrane protein 64-like, with translation MGPPSPFKSTTAVFSLDEENNYSSLNTISLNRSSFVSGPMCQCLLSLLTLAIMACFVFLFRDSIYHVLLWIEKQDTWVTCIMFTALFTIVSLPLTWGYILLNLACGYLFGMMAGILVVSTTAAVGVFFAHVIVKQLCLGFITTKLLNSHSLRAFVNVISGPQAFKVVAFARLTPIPFGLQNAIFAGSSIGVGRYMLATAMGLLPTQVINVYLGSTLRSMRDVLTDDNTATTGYIVFCIQVAISIGLMTYVVRRARQELQKIVLLTTNTLHKVELGLPEHETFSNKC, from the exons ATGGGACCTCCAAGTCCCTTCAAATCCACGACAGCTGTATTCTCTCTGGATGAGGAAAATAACTACAGTAGTCTTAATACGATTTCACTCAACAGATCTTCGTTTGTCTCTGGGCCGATGTGCCAGTGTCTCCTTTCGTTGTTAACACTAGCTATCATGGCTTGCTTTGTATTTCTGTTTCGTGATTCCATCTATCATGTTCTGTTGTGGATAGAAAAACAGGACACCTGGGTTACGTGCATTATGTTTACTGCTCTGTTCACAATTGTGTCACTCCCGTTGACGTGGGGTTATATTTTGCTCAATCTTGCATGTGGGTATTTATTTGGTATGATGGCCGGCATCTTGGTTGTTAGTACCACTGCAGCTGTTGGTGTATTTTTTGCTCATGTTATTGTGAAGCAGCTCTGCCTTGGATTCATCACTACAAAGCTTCTCAACTCCCACAGCCTCCGTGCATTTGTCAATGTCATCTCTGGACCTCAAGCATTTAAAGTTGTTGCTTTTGCAAGACTGACCCCCATTCCATTTGGGCTTCAAAATGCCATCTTTGCC GGGAGTTCAATTGGTGTTGGACGATACATGTTGGCAACAGCCATGGGATTGTTGCCTACTCAAGTAATCAACGTTTATTTGGGTAGTACATTGAGATCTATGCGAGATGTCCTGACTGACGATAATACTGCAACTACAGGGTACATCGTATTCTGCATACag gtGGCTATCAGCATTGGATTGATGACCTATGTGGTTAGGAGGGCCAGACAGGAACTGCAAAAAATAGTTCTGTTAACCACCAACACACTACATAAAGTGGAGCTGGGTTTACCCGAACACGAAACATTCAGCAACAAGTGTTGA
- the LOC124189035 gene encoding methyltransferase-like protein 27, whose translation MADTASDPTADRCKLNATLSSSVHDKTELLSFYQQWSDKYDEDFRPEHYVGPRLAVEAVCELIPNEKRSQVTVLDVAAGTGLVGLELAKNGFNSIDAIDGSEDMLTKLRQKGIYKRATQAMLGNADNESLPKDEYDVVTSCGGFVPGHLPCQAVHDLVRMCKPGGLIVIVMRYEYLTTCEELRPLEPLMDELEAKNPSRWSRLKRHISPNYLLDKEGIVFAYRKSL comes from the exons ATGGCCGACACTGCCAGCGACCCAACAGCCGATCGCTGCAAGTTGAACGCAACGCTCAGCTCATCTGTCCATGACAAAACTGAACTTTTAAGTTTCTATCAACAATGGAGTGACAAATACGATGAG gaTTTCCGACCGGAGCATTACGTCGGACCGCGATTGGCCGTCGAGGCCGTTTGTGAGCTCATTCCCAATGAAAAACGTTCTCAAGTCACCGTGCTGGACGTGGCTGCCGGCACTGGACTGGTCGGCTTAGAG TTAGCCAAGAACGGTTTCAACTCGATCGACGCTATCGACGGTTCGGAAGACATGCTCACTAAACTTCGCCAAAAAGGAATCTACAAACGTGCAACACAG GCAATGCTGGGCAATGCCGACAACGAATCTCTGCCAAAGGACGAATACGATGTTG TAACGAGCTGTGGTGGGTTCGTTCCGGGCCATTTGCCCTGCCAGGCCGTGCACGATCTCGTTCGGATGTGCAAACCAGGCGGTCTGATCGTCATCGTCATGCGCTACGAGTATCTGACAACGTGCGAGGAGCTGCGTCCGCTCGAGCCGCTGATGGACGAGCTGGAAGCCAAGAACCCGAGCCGTTGGAGCCGACTCAAACGTCACATCAGTCCAAACTACTTGCTGGACAAGGAAGGCATTGTCTTCGCCTATCGCAAATctttgtga
- the LOC124189033 gene encoding alanine--glyoxylate aminotransferase 2, mitochondrial-like gives MNSLPNANLLAKQLRFGVQTCYKRLASQSAKDIIVPSMPATSFQPQPYEGPDFDKIRSIRANHLNPALFTYYKSPLLIHQGHMQWLFDHHGVRYLDLFGGIVTVSVGHCHPKINEATKKQLDKVWHTTNIYLHPKIHEYAERLVATLPGDLKVVYFVNSGSEANDLAMMMARMYTGCYDLISFRNAYHGMSPATNGLTAHSTWRYNIAGNFGIHQTMNADPYRGEWGGKHCRDSPVQTTRSCNCSPGQCAASGKYVDQLDEVLRYSAPKGRVGGFFAESIQGVGGTVQYPKGFLKSAFELIRNHGGVCIADEVQTGFGRTGEHFWGFEGHGAIPDIVTMAKGMGNGYPMAAVVTTPAIAKTMSAALHFNTFGGNPVASTVGMAVLDAIEADQTQANCRDVGTYFLLELAKLRDEFPNLVGDVRGKGLMIGVELVSDPETRAPLAPADVLTIWEQCKDMGVLYGKGGFYGNVFRIKPPMCITKSDVDFAVAVLRKSIASFLEK, from the exons atgaattcctTGCCAAACGCCAACCTGTTAGCGAAGCAGTTGCGGTTTG GGGTTCAAACATGTTACAAAAGGCTGGCTTCTCAATCAGCCAAAGATATTATCGTTCCATCTATGCCTGCAACAAGTTTCCAGCCTCAGCCTTATGAA GGACCagattttgacaaaattcGTTCCATACGTGCCAATCACCTAAACCCAGCCCTTTTCACCTACTACAAATCTCCCCTCCTTATCCATCAAGGACACATGCAGTGGCTATTTGATCACCATGGTGTCCGTTACCTTGACTTGTTTGGAGGAATTGTCACTGTATCTGTTGGCCACTGTCACCC gaaaattAATGAAGCTACCAAAAAGCAACTAGACAAAGTCTGGCACACGACAAACATCTACCTACACCCAAAAATTCACGAATATGCAGAACGCCTTGTAGCCACTTTGCCCGGAGATTTGAAA GTTGTATATTTTGTCAACAGCGGATCAGAGGCTAACGATCTGGCTATGATGATGGCTCGTATGTATACTGGCTGCTACGACTTAATCTCGTTCCGAAACGCTTATCACGGAATGAGTCCCGCTACAAATGGCCTTACCGCTCATTCCACTTGGCGTTACAATATTGCAGGCAATTTCGGTATTCATCAG ACGATGAATGCTGATCCTTATCGAGGAGAATGGGGTGGAAAGCACTGCCGTGATTCTCCCGTTCAAACCACTCGCAGCTGCAATTGCTCACCCGGACAGTGCGCTGCATCGGGAAAATATGTCGATCAGCTGGATGAAGTTCTGCGTTATTCCGCACCAAAAGGACGAGTTGGTGGTTTTTTTGCCGAATCCATTCAG GGAGTTGGAGGTACTGTCCAGTATCCGAAAGGATTTTTAAAGTCCGCCTTCGAGTTGATCAGAAATCACGGCGGGGTTTGCATTGCCGATGAG GTACAAACTGGATTTGGGCGCACTGGCGAACATTTCTGGGGTTTTGAGGGTCACGGTGCTATTCCCGATATTGTCACCATGGCAAAAGGAATGGGCAACGGTTATCCTATGGCAGCTGTCGTCACTACACCCGCCATCGCAAAAACGATGAGCGCAGCTTTGCATTTCAACACATTTGGAGGGAATCCAGTTGCTTCAACTGTCGGCATGGCCGTTTTGGAC GCAATCGAAGCAGACCAAACACAGGCAAATTGCCGCGATGTTGGAACATATTTTCTCCTTGAGCTGGCCAAGCTGCGTGACGAATTTCCGAATTTGGTTGGAGATGTCCGAGGTAAAGGTTTGATGATCGGAGTTGAACTGGTGTCGGACCCGGAAACGCGGGCTCCTCTGGCACCTGCCGATGTTCTGACTATATGGGAGCAATGCAAAGACATGGGAGTTCTTTACGGCAAGGGAGGATTCTATGGCAAT GTCTTCCGCATCAAGCCACCCATGTGTATTACAAAGTCTGACGTGGACTTTGCCGTCGCCGTATTGCGAAAATCAATTGCTTCTTTCCTCGAGAAATGA